In Halorubrum sp. PV6, a single window of DNA contains:
- a CDS encoding tRNA-dihydrouridine synthase, with product MTPTEGAEPAPFLVAASLSGAADADWARAAAPHVDAALLGGIALDPASRAAARDLVARDRSEFLPEEPLAWIDRQLDRLAAVPVRPGVNVRSATVASIREAAARCAERDAICEVNAHCRQPELRAVGCGESLLRDPDRLGEYVAAASETGATTSVKVRAEVPGVDLVAVADAVADAGADWLHVDAMDSEAVVSAITAGRAADGSDRPRDGLTVIANNGVRGAETVAEYAAYGADAVSVGRPSDRPAALSRIADAVAAWREGTLPAPADRPRSEARP from the coding sequence CCGCCAGCCTCAGCGGGGCGGCCGACGCCGACTGGGCGCGGGCCGCGGCCCCCCACGTCGACGCCGCGCTGCTCGGGGGGATCGCGCTCGACCCGGCCAGCCGGGCCGCCGCGCGCGACCTCGTCGCCCGCGACCGCTCGGAGTTCCTCCCCGAAGAGCCGCTCGCGTGGATCGACCGGCAGCTCGACCGGCTCGCCGCGGTCCCGGTCCGTCCCGGCGTCAACGTCCGGAGCGCGACCGTCGCCTCGATCCGCGAGGCGGCGGCGCGCTGTGCCGAGCGCGACGCGATCTGCGAGGTGAACGCCCACTGCCGACAGCCCGAACTCCGCGCGGTCGGCTGCGGCGAGTCGCTGCTCCGCGACCCGGACCGACTCGGAGAGTACGTGGCCGCCGCGAGCGAGACGGGGGCGACGACGAGCGTCAAGGTGCGCGCCGAGGTGCCCGGCGTCGACCTCGTCGCCGTCGCGGACGCGGTCGCCGATGCGGGCGCCGACTGGCTCCACGTCGACGCGATGGACTCGGAGGCGGTCGTCTCGGCGATAACTGCGGGGCGGGCGGCCGACGGTTCCGATCGACCGCGGGACGGGCTCACGGTGATAGCGAACAACGGGGTCCGGGGGGCGGAGACCGTCGCCGAGTACGCCGCGTACGGCGCGGACGCCGTGAGCGTCGGGCGGCCGAGCGACCGCCCGGCGGCCCTCTCGCGGATCGCCGACGCCGTGGCCGCGTGGCGCGAGGGGACGTTGCCAGCCCCGGCGGACCGGCCCCGGTCGGAGGCGCGGCCGTGA
- a CDS encoding triphosphoribosyl-dephospho-CoA synthase, translating into MTSDSTQTGTEELGRRAVDDATLALLLEVAGTPKPGNVDRNRDLADLRFETFLGGAVGAREGLELAAERDGAARIGRAFERAVAGMAARAGTNAQFGCLLLLAPLVRASVEAGATGDDLSPERVERVTEATTVEDAVDFYRAFEHVGVAVEAPPPGAADLDVRRGSDAAPALRERGATLRDVMALSADPASAADPDESGEATADDRVPDRNAREWVEGFPRTFRAAGWIERDAGPLTDRAARAFLGLLAAEPDTLVATTHDPAVAREASERAAELLGGPDERVEALSGVGAIDDAAVHEADLDAAESVAADFVDTGINPGTTADITCAALYVALRRGAEVAP; encoded by the coding sequence GTGACCTCCGACTCGACCCAGACGGGGACCGAGGAACTCGGGCGGCGGGCCGTCGACGACGCGACCCTCGCGCTCTTACTCGAAGTGGCCGGGACGCCGAAGCCCGGTAACGTCGACCGGAACCGAGACCTCGCGGACCTCCGCTTCGAGACGTTCCTCGGCGGGGCGGTCGGCGCCCGCGAGGGGCTGGAACTGGCCGCCGAGCGCGACGGTGCGGCCCGGATCGGTCGGGCCTTCGAGCGCGCCGTCGCCGGGATGGCGGCGCGGGCGGGGACGAACGCCCAGTTCGGCTGTCTCCTCCTGCTCGCCCCGCTGGTGCGCGCGAGCGTCGAGGCCGGGGCGACGGGCGACGATCTCTCCCCGGAGCGCGTCGAGAGGGTGACCGAGGCGACGACCGTCGAGGACGCCGTCGACTTCTACCGCGCCTTCGAGCACGTCGGCGTCGCGGTCGAGGCACCGCCGCCGGGCGCCGCCGACCTCGACGTGCGGCGCGGAAGCGACGCGGCCCCCGCGCTCCGCGAGCGAGGGGCGACGCTCCGGGACGTGATGGCGCTGTCGGCCGATCCGGCGAGCGCGGCCGACCCCGACGAGTCCGGCGAGGCCACCGCCGACGACCGCGTCCCCGACCGCAACGCCCGAGAGTGGGTCGAGGGGTTCCCGCGGACGTTCCGGGCGGCCGGGTGGATCGAGCGCGACGCGGGCCCGCTGACCGACCGGGCGGCCCGCGCGTTCCTCGGCTTGCTCGCGGCCGAACCGGACACGCTCGTGGCGACGACGCACGACCCGGCGGTCGCGCGCGAAGCCAGCGAGCGGGCGGCTGAGTTGCTCGGGGGACCGGACGAGCGCGTGGAGGCGCTGTCCGGGGTTGGAGCCATCGACGACGCCGCGGTCCACGAGGCCGACCTCGACGCCGCCGAGTCGGTGGCGGCCGACTTCGTCGACACGGGGATAAACCCCGGTACCACCGCGGACATCACCTGTGCGGCGCTGTACGTCGCCCTCCGGCGCGGGGCGGAGGTGGCGCCGTGA
- a CDS encoding DUF447 domain-containing protein has translation MSERDDGALTLPGWPVGLRGVTESVVTTLGPNDRWNVAALGLHAPDGPSDPVTARTYGRTRTWRNFEARGEGVVQFTSDPRTFVDAALTVREVDDPVLPTADAWVEVTVEAVDSEREGDTTIRTWALDPAEHAVVSERVPTVNRGFGAVVDATVAASRLDVPGFETAALLDRLRYFGEVVERCGGPAEREAFARIDEATGWRERASDGRTAERDSDETT, from the coding sequence GTGAGCGAGCGCGACGACGGAGCTCTCACGCTCCCCGGCTGGCCGGTCGGTCTCCGCGGCGTCACCGAGTCCGTCGTGACGACGCTCGGGCCGAACGACCGGTGGAACGTCGCGGCGCTCGGGCTCCACGCTCCGGACGGCCCGAGTGATCCCGTCACCGCGCGGACGTACGGGCGCACGCGGACCTGGCGGAACTTCGAGGCGCGCGGCGAGGGCGTCGTCCAGTTCACGAGCGATCCCCGGACGTTCGTCGACGCCGCGCTGACGGTCCGCGAGGTCGACGACCCCGTGCTCCCGACCGCCGACGCGTGGGTCGAGGTGACCGTCGAGGCGGTCGACAGCGAACGCGAGGGCGACACCACGATCCGGACGTGGGCGCTCGACCCGGCCGAGCACGCGGTCGTGAGCGAGCGGGTGCCGACGGTGAACCGCGGGTTCGGCGCGGTCGTCGACGCCACGGTGGCGGCCTCCCGGCTCGACGTGCCGGGGTTCGAGACGGCGGCGCTGCTGGACCGACTGCGATACTTCGGGGAGGTCGTCGAGCGGTGTGGCGGCCCGGCCGAGCGCGAGGCGTTCGCCCGGATCGACGAGGCGACGGGATGGCGAGAGCGAGCGAGCGACGGGCGGACGGCCGAACGCGACAGCGACGAGACGACGTGA
- a CDS encoding 30S ribosomal protein S17e, which yields MAIKPKYIKQLGNVLLERYPDSFNTDFETNKESVTTLTTVESKGVRNRIAGYVTQKKSQAAQKA from the coding sequence ATGGCCATCAAGCCCAAGTACATCAAGCAGCTCGGGAACGTCCTGCTTGAGCGGTACCCCGATTCGTTCAACACGGACTTCGAGACGAACAAGGAGAGCGTCACCACGCTGACGACCGTCGAGTCGAAGGGCGTCCGGAACCGGATCGCCGGCTACGTCACCCAGAAGAAGTCGCAGGCGGCCCAGAAGGCGTAA
- a CDS encoding tripartite tricarboxylate transporter permease, whose protein sequence is MDALVRPVVEPGFAAAALACLFGGVALGTASGLVPGLHANNFALLLAGLAPSAPGDPLLVGVAMLGAGVVHSFLDIVPALALGVPDAATAVAALPGHRLVVAGRGREAVRLSAVGSGVAVALAVPLAVPITFVMVRGYPVVSDHLPLVLSVVVAFLVLTESSKEAAVAGCCAFLASAALGLATLDVDPAAPLDAGGVLAPLFAGLFGAPVLVDALGGEGVPPQADARIAMSRRGLGVSAGGGSLAGAVVGYVPGVSAAIAAVAAMPAVPREESDRGFVVATSGANTANTIFALFALVALGTPRTGVTVAIDRAEVPFALPILLVAAATAAACGFALVLLVGDTYLRVVGNADYTRLSIGVLGLLVTISWLFAGWFGVAIFVVAGALGLVPPRVGARRVHLMGVLIGPLILG, encoded by the coding sequence ATGGACGCACTGGTCCGCCCGGTCGTGGAGCCGGGGTTCGCGGCGGCCGCGCTGGCGTGTCTGTTCGGCGGCGTCGCCCTCGGCACCGCGAGCGGGCTCGTGCCGGGGCTCCACGCCAACAACTTCGCGCTGCTTTTGGCCGGTCTCGCCCCCTCCGCGCCCGGCGACCCGCTGCTCGTCGGGGTCGCGATGCTCGGCGCGGGCGTCGTCCACTCGTTTCTCGACATCGTGCCCGCGCTCGCGCTCGGCGTGCCCGACGCCGCGACCGCGGTGGCGGCGCTGCCGGGACACCGGCTCGTCGTGGCCGGGCGAGGCCGCGAGGCGGTCCGGCTGTCGGCCGTCGGGTCGGGCGTGGCCGTCGCGCTCGCGGTACCGCTCGCGGTGCCGATCACGTTCGTCATGGTCCGCGGGTACCCCGTCGTCAGCGACCACCTGCCGCTGGTTTTGAGCGTCGTCGTCGCGTTCTTGGTTCTCACTGAGTCGTCGAAGGAGGCCGCGGTCGCCGGCTGCTGCGCCTTCCTCGCGAGCGCCGCGCTCGGGCTGGCGACCCTCGACGTCGACCCCGCGGCCCCGCTCGACGCCGGCGGCGTCCTCGCGCCGCTTTTCGCCGGCCTGTTCGGCGCGCCGGTGCTCGTCGACGCCCTCGGGGGCGAGGGCGTGCCGCCGCAGGCCGACGCGCGGATCGCGATGAGTCGCCGCGGGCTCGGCGTGAGCGCGGGTGGCGGGTCGCTCGCGGGCGCGGTGGTCGGGTACGTGCCGGGCGTCTCCGCGGCGATCGCGGCGGTCGCAGCGATGCCCGCGGTCCCGCGAGAGGAGTCGGACCGCGGGTTCGTCGTGGCCACGAGCGGCGCGAACACGGCGAACACGATCTTCGCGCTGTTCGCGCTCGTCGCGCTCGGGACGCCGCGAACGGGCGTGACCGTCGCGATCGACCGCGCCGAGGTCCCCTTCGCGCTCCCGATCCTCCTCGTCGCGGCCGCGACCGCCGCGGCGTGTGGGTTCGCGCTCGTGTTGCTGGTCGGCGACACGTACCTCCGCGTCGTCGGGAACGCGGATTACACGCGGCTGTCGATCGGCGTGTTGGGGCTGCTCGTGACGATCTCCTGGCTGTTTGCGGGCTGGTTCGGCGTCGCGATATTCGTCGTCGCCGGCGCGCTGGGGCTCGTCCCGCCGCGGGTCGGCGCCCGACGCGTGCACCTGATGGGCGTGTTGATCGGGCCGCTCATCCTGGGGTGA
- a CDS encoding HVO_2753 family zinc finger protein has product MSESETQGTRQCVSCGIQVAGMNAARFSCPDCGETIHRCAKCRKQSNLYECPDCGFRGP; this is encoded by the coding sequence ATGAGCGAGAGTGAAACGCAGGGCACCCGGCAGTGTGTCTCCTGTGGCATTCAGGTGGCCGGAATGAACGCAGCGCGGTTCTCCTGTCCCGACTGCGGAGAGACGATCCACCGATGCGCGAAATGCCGGAAGCAGAGCAACCTCTATGAGTGTCCCGACTGCGGCTTCCGAGGGCCCTAA
- a CDS encoding elongation factor 1-beta encodes MGDVAAKIKVMPDSPDIDLDDLQDRLEESLPQGAKIRGFQRDDVAFGLVALLPTVIVPDGAGGTEAVEEAFNDVDGVESVAVENVGRL; translated from the coding sequence ATGGGAGACGTCGCCGCGAAGATCAAGGTCATGCCGGACAGCCCCGACATCGACCTCGACGACCTCCAGGACCGACTCGAAGAGTCGCTGCCGCAGGGCGCGAAGATTCGCGGGTTCCAGCGCGACGACGTCGCGTTCGGGCTCGTCGCGCTGCTCCCGACCGTCATCGTCCCCGACGGAGCGGGCGGCACCGAGGCCGTCGAAGAGGCGTTCAACGACGTCGACGGCGTCGAGTCCGTCGCCGTCGAGAACGTCGGCCGACTGTAG
- a CDS encoding co-chaperone YbbN, giving the protein MDSKTAPGDDADASGASAEVNRPKPLDDASALDAFVADAEAAVVEFYTDGCGICASMEPVLGNVARELDVAVATVNPRDDPPLVERFDVRSVPLFVLFVDGEPVARRAEGFIPGDDLGAWITDSLADAA; this is encoded by the coding sequence ATGGATTCCAAGACTGCGCCAGGAGACGACGCGGACGCGAGCGGCGCTTCCGCGGAAGTCAACCGCCCGAAGCCCCTCGACGACGCGTCCGCCCTCGACGCGTTCGTCGCGGACGCGGAGGCCGCCGTGGTCGAGTTCTACACGGACGGCTGCGGTATCTGCGCGAGCATGGAGCCGGTTCTCGGCAACGTCGCCCGCGAGTTGGACGTGGCCGTGGCCACCGTGAACCCCCGCGACGACCCGCCGCTCGTCGAGCGGTTCGACGTGCGAAGCGTCCCGCTCTTCGTGTTGTTCGTCGACGGGGAGCCGGTCGCGCGCCGGGCGGAGGGGTTCATTCCGGGCGACGACCTCGGCGCGTGGATCACCGACTCCCTCGCCGACGCCGCGTAA
- the phoU gene encoding phosphate signaling complex protein PhoU — MPREQYQTKLEGLRDDVLYMSEVVADQLRMGLNALERQDGELGEKVIAGDAEINELYLELEGQCTDLIALQQPVAGDLRFIAASFKIITDLERIADLATNLGEYAKQPDREVFPDVNVQRIGDDTLTMLDDAMAAYAESDSDRCFAVAEADDEVDAACEAASDLVVRDLIERDELRETGDTEETLQHVSRLLLTIRDLERVGDHAVNIAARSLYMIENDDELLY, encoded by the coding sequence ATGCCACGCGAACAGTACCAAACGAAACTGGAGGGGCTCCGCGACGACGTACTTTATATGAGCGAGGTCGTCGCCGACCAGCTCCGCATGGGACTCAACGCCTTGGAGCGGCAGGACGGCGAACTCGGCGAGAAAGTTATCGCCGGCGACGCCGAGATCAACGAGCTGTACCTCGAGTTGGAAGGGCAGTGTACGGACCTCATCGCGCTCCAGCAGCCGGTCGCGGGCGACCTGCGATTCATCGCCGCGTCGTTTAAGATCATCACCGATCTGGAGCGCATCGCCGACCTCGCGACGAACCTCGGCGAGTACGCCAAACAGCCCGACCGAGAGGTGTTCCCGGACGTCAACGTACAGCGTATCGGCGACGACACGCTGACGATGCTCGACGACGCGATGGCCGCCTACGCCGAGTCGGACTCCGACCGCTGCTTCGCGGTCGCCGAGGCCGACGACGAGGTCGACGCCGCCTGTGAAGCCGCGAGCGACCTCGTCGTCCGCGACCTCATCGAGCGCGACGAACTGCGCGAGACGGGAGACACGGAGGAGACCTTACAGCACGTCTCCCGGCTGCTGCTCACGATTCGCGACCTGGAGCGCGTCGGCGACCACGCGGTCAACATCGCGGCGCGCTCGCTGTACATGATCGAAAACGACGACGAACTGTTGTACTGA